In Quercus lobata isolate SW786 chromosome 12, ValleyOak3.0 Primary Assembly, whole genome shotgun sequence, a genomic segment contains:
- the LOC115971205 gene encoding LOW QUALITY PROTEIN: secoisolariciresinol dehydrogenase (The sequence of the model RefSeq protein was modified relative to this genomic sequence to represent the inferred CDS: substituted 1 base at 1 genomic stop codon) — protein MLSKNVSISRALLAQSFYRLLSTQTGSKLEGKVALITGGASGIGKATAAKFINNGAKVVIADIQHQLGQHTAKELGTNATFVACDVIKESDISNAVDFTISKYNQLDIMYNNAGVPCKTPPSIVDLDLAVFDKIMDINVRGVMAGIKHASRVMIPCQTGSILCTASVTGIMGGLAXHTYCVSKFAVIGIVKSVAAELCKYGIRMNCISPFAIPTKFVMDEMSQVFPGVDDRRLVEVVTNAGDLEGTSCEPTDVANAALYLVSDDAKYVSGHNLVLDGGFTSFKHLGFPAPDEMQ, from the coding sequence CAAACTAGAAGGCAAGGTAGCATTGATAACTGGAGGAGCAAGTGGCATAGGAAAGGCAACTGCAGCAAAATTTATCAACAATGGTGCTAAAGTTGTTATTGCTGATATCCAACATCAACTTGGCCAACACACTGCAAAAGAGCTTGGAACCAATGCTACTTTTGTTGCCTGTGATGTCATTAAAGAGTCTGACATATCCAACGCTGTTGATTTTACCATCTCTAAGTACAACCAACTTGATATCATGTACAACAATGCAGGGGTGCCCTGCAAAACTCCCCCAAGCATTGTGGACCTTGATCTGGCAGTTTTTGATAAAATCATGGACATCAATGTGCGGGGAGTCATGGCTGGGATCAAACATGCATCACGTGTGATGATCCCATGTCAAACTGGATCAATTCTCTGCACAGCTAGTGTTACAGGAATAATGGGTGGGTTAGCATAGCACACATATTGTGTGTCCAAATTTGCTGTTATAGGCATTGTTAAGTCTGTGGCTGCAGAGCTATGCAAGTATGGAATCCGGATGAATTGTATATCACCATTTGCCATTCCAACTAAGTTTGTAATGGATGAAATGAGTCAGGTTTTTCCTGGTGTAGATGATCGACGGCTTGTGGAAGTGGTTACTAATGCTGGTGATTTGGAGGGAACTAGTTGTGAACCCACTGATGTAGCTAATGCTGCGCTCTATCTTGTTTCTGATGATGCCAAGTATGTTAGTGGGCATAATTTGGTATTAGATGGAGGCTTTACATCTTTTAAGCATTTGGGGTTTCCTGCACCAGATGAAATGCAGTAA
- the LOC115971204 gene encoding bifunctional 3-dehydroquinate dehydratase/shikimate dehydrogenase, chloroplastic-like, with amino-acid sequence MAFKKNLLVCTQLQCETMEEMLASMEKAKAEGADLVELCIDSMSFSHTSEVEKLIKQRALPAIVSYRLKSSRTSGKGECKTTCMQVLRLALELDVEFVEMDFEVASDIGMAECMYKRANSKIIVSSFVNGGKPSNERLGNLIACMQSTGADVIKLVIDVDYITDLAPVFQMLAHCQVPLIAIAVGSRGLISQLLGPKFGGFLVYGSLEGKSVPGLPTLVSLKHVYKLEYLNADTKVFGLISNPVGHSKGPILHNPAFRHTGYNGIYVPMLVDDIKEFFRTYTGTDFAGFSVGIPHKEAAVGCCDEVHPLAKSIGAVNTIVRRPIDGKLVGYNTDCEASITAIEDALRERRVANGEALRTSPLAGKTFVLVGAGGAGRALAFGAKSRGAQVVIFNRNYERAKLLADAVSGEALPYECLKRFCPQEGMILANASAIGMEPNTDQTPVSKETLRAYELVFDAVYTPRNTRLLQEAAEVGAIVVSGVEMFIRQALGQFRLFTGGLAPEDFMRKLVLAQF; translated from the exons ATGGCATTCAAGAAAAACCTGCTAGTGTGCACACAACTACAATGTGAGACCATGGAAGAAATGCTGGCTTCAATGGAGAAAGCCAAGGCAGAAGGTGCAGACCTTGTGGAGCTTTGCATAGATTCCATGTCATTCTCCCACACTTCTGAGGTTGAGAAGCTCATCAAACAAAGAGCTTTGCCAGCCATAGTCTCTTACAG GCTCAAATCATCAAGGACTTCAGGCAAAGGAGAATGCAAGACTACCTGCATGCAAGTACTGAGACTGGCTCTTGAATTAGATGTTGAATTCGTTGAAATGGATTTTGAG GTGGCTTCTGATATTGGCATGGCTGAATGCATGTACAAGCGTGCCAATAGCAAAATAATTGTCTCAAGCTTTGTGAATGGTGGGAAACCTTCAAATGAAAGACTTGGTAATCTGATTGCATGTATGCAATCAACTGGAGCAGATGTTATTAAGCTTGTTATTGATGTGGATTATATCACAGATTTGGCACCGGTTTTCCAGATGCTTGCTCATTGCCAG GTGCCATTAATTGCTATTGCAGTGGGTAGCAGAGGTCTAATAAGCCAACTATTGGGTCCTAAATTTGGTGGATTTTTAGTGTATGGATCTCTGGAAGGAAAATCAGTACCTGGGTTGCCAACTTTAGTCAGCCTTAAACATGTTTACAAACTTGAATACTTGAATGCAGATACAAAAGTTTTTGGACTCATTTCAAATCCAGTAGGTCATAGCAAGGGTCCTATTCTGCACAACCCTGCCTTTAGACACACAGGATATAATGGAATTTATGTTCCCATGCTGGTCGATGATATCAAGGAATTCTTTAGAACCTATACAGGCACTGACTTCGCAGGTTTCAG TGTTGGAATCCCACACAAAGAAGCTGCAGTTGGGTGTTGTGATGAAGTACATCCACTGGCTAAG TCTATAGGAGCTGTAAATACTATTGTAAGGAGGCCTATTGATGGGAAGCTGGTCGGTTATAACACAGATTGTGAGGCTTCTATCACTGCAATAGAGGATGCATTAAGAG AGAGACGAGTTGCCAATGGAGAAGCATTACGTACTTCTCCTCTAGCTGGGAAAACATTTGTATTGGTTGGAGCAGGAGGTGCAGGAAGAGCACTTGCTTTTGGTGCTAAAAGTAGAGGTGCTCAGGTTGTCATATTCAACCGGAATTATG AGAGAGCAAAGTTGCTTGCAGATGCAGTTTCAGGGGAAGCTCTACCATATGAATGCTTAAAAAGATTCTGCCCTCAGGAGGGAATGATCCTTGCAAATGCTTCTGCTATTGGAATGGAACCAAATACTGATCAAACTCCTGTCTCAAag GAGACCTTGAGAGCATATGAGCTGGTTTTTGATGCGGTTTATACACCTAGAAATACACGGCTCTTACAAGAGGCTGCAGAGGTTGGGGCCATCGTAGTGAGTGGAGTGGAGATGTTTATCAGACAGGCCCTAGGCCAATTCAGACTGTTCACCGGTGGCTTAG CTCCAGAAGATTTCATGCGCAAGCTTGTTCTAGCACAATTTTGA